Genomic window (Nicotiana sylvestris chromosome 7, ASM39365v2, whole genome shotgun sequence):
aacggtaatgcaagaaacagatcttgcatataattttgaccataaccataatggtataactttctctttaaaagagatattcaccatatgaatgttgatgaatatgtggtagtaccaaattaattgagagctcgggaagagccaattattactattttggagaaacacaattgattaccaataaggtattgtgttgtagtaaatctcaaagaaacttattcagtttccaaagtacacgcgaaagcggttgattatattgagactataaataaaggaaatatTTAATATCttttattactacaacttgtagcgggatAATATGTATGTAAAAAGCTACCCACTTTATTCTctagtttgtactacacaaataaaagaacaCCACACTAAAGTggatgtttattgatataaaaacccatatcataataaacttggtgTTTATCgataattgcacacgtcatgTTGAAAACCTGaactttatcaatattgataatttattcagttggcataattggtttggccatatcaatttaagtatgatgtgcaaaaataatagagaattcacatggttaaatattaaagaactagaaagttctttacgaattctcttatattgcttgttctcgttaattaattgaccaactaaaattgggattatGAATGCTAGAAATGTCAAAAGTGAATATGGGACCATTCATCTACCATGTATatcacataagatgcatctatgagatggttacatgtgcgattattattaacctgcAACTTGGTGTTTGCGAGGTaatttgctcaataatttaatttagagcataatttccagattttctatCCAAGatagtttatcttgataagttgggttacatcacagttggtttagtaaaataatttattgagtgcctccacttaatagctaaaatATTTCTTATGAGAAcgaagttatctatatcagtttgatatacgttatatacgaaaatatattatattctcccctcacaagtggttcgggatcaggaaccaaataattccatcttgtTATTATTAATGTGCATTGTATATATTGATTAACACCATAATGCACAAAGATGTGTTCCCAAAATTGAGGGaaaaagttagtttttctaacatgagggggagacaagataaacaattgagaaaaagttacgtggaatgaattattatTTATACATCTCGAAcctcgaataagataatatgaacttgaagttcataaatagataattcatctgcaatatattgcaaagcaacccagacgcatttactgatccaaagaaagtaactatattctcattgcaaatgctcatattaagtcctagaaggacaaagtctatggtacgcttaaagcgtatagacaaatcggtttcaaatagaacttcttgataaagaagatgagcaaatgatcaaaatgatcataataaaggagacaagtgatctagaagatcacatgacataacacttcataaagtCTCATGAGAgtcaggtacctgaatatatgaatgaagagatctctatgttatgtctttatgaaaaaatattgaaaccgatataaaatgtttgtcgacgacatctatcatagcgctaagtatagatgaggatcttaagtctatcgaatatagacacaaaagtattggccaaatggaagagacataattcaagtagaattgattccatatgaaagacatataattttgtctatgttattcaaatacttgaaagtataaagtcaatggtatgtgcaatcagttttcgatatcttatatgtctagcatgacataaaaacttaatatgcatctaaagtctatttatggcttatatgacttaacttatatgacaatctttgaaggatttaaatcgcttgaagcatatacaattcttggtcccgaagtaccgtATGATAAGTGTAATTTATGCACATATGTAttttgctataactataagcatgataatatgatagcgagaatacctctatggagatattgaaaaggCCATTCTACGGCAGTTTATGAAGACATTActatcaagaatgatgatttcaagatgcaatatattcattcaagttaatatggctgatttgtttatCAAGTCTCTACCAAAGATCgtttgaagatggtgcacaagattggaatgcaaatgcttaaagatgtgaattaatgctctcatcagggggagttaatacgcgttgtactctttttcccttacaaagtTTTgttccactgggttttccttgcaaggtttttaacgaggcaaccaaaaggcgtattgttagatatgtgtactctttttccttctctagaatttttttccattgggttttatttagttaaggttttaacgaggcacattatctgttggatagacattcaagggggagtattataaatagaattctatttaaggtgaatgtctatattctagagaaattctagggtttattacttggtgattaagtcactctctccctataaataaAGGGTTCTACTCCATTATAAATCAtcccatatcaataagaattctcttctCCCTACATTTCtatgcaatactcttcttcttctcttattgttttataacacatCACTCATATTCTtcaatttttccatttttgttatTCACGGGTTTtctaccaaaagaaagaaaggggaAAAAACAACTGCAGCGTTGAGTGACTAGTCAACTTAAAGATGCCTCATTTTGCATTTAATTAATTGAATCATTATTCGTCAACTTCtagaagtttaaaaaaaaatcgtATGTTGAAAAAGCTAAGCACACGCCTTTGGATCCCATATTTTAATTATGAGATTAATAGAATTCATACTTTTCCACAGTACGAACATGTATTGTTTTCCCTAAAAACCACCAGAAATAATTTTTTGCAACGAGAAACACCATCATAATATATAATCAAGCATATTTAATGTACCATAACTCTTTAGACTCGTAAATAACAAACACAATAGGAAAGAATTCCCCATACTTAGTCGGTTATTACTTATTAGCCTACACTGTGGGCACCGACAATATCGACTAATATTTACAAAAGAAAAATGTGGTGGACAGTCATTAACATGATTAAAACAACTTACAATGAAGAATCGAATATTCGACAAATAGCCAAAACTAACATGCTGACTCGAAAATTCGTTTGACTAATTATGTATGAGTTCTCTAATAATCATTATTGATGTGGTAAAACTTCAAAAGTGAACCATTGGGATTTGGGAACCGTCCTCTAAAAAAACAAAGTTGCACTATTTTTTATCAAAATATTTATCTTTATAACCAAATGGTGTCGATTTTTCTTAATTTACTTTTTCTAATCATATCGTGTCGATTTTTTCATAAAAGAAAACTGATTTTCtataaaatttaataatttttcaATAGTTTAAAAAGTTAGTTATATTCACACTGCTTAATATACTATCATTTATATATAATGTATTCTTTTTGTCTCATTTTATATAATGTTTATACTATTTCATGAGTttaacatgtatttttattttcagtACTTTTTCATAAAAGTAATCATTGTacttttataaaaaaattattcacTAATGATTTGGTTATAAAAACCTAAGCATATCCAATAAACACAAAAGAAGTTATTTCACATTCATACTCCAAACTCACTATTTATGTGGTAAGGGAAGAAACTATTATAAAAAACTTATAGGGGTTTTCCCACTTTAATAAGATTATACGGTACGAATTCAATTTAATTAACATTTCAAGTTAGAAAAACTATACTATGTAGCGGTTTTTAAAAATAACAGTCGAATCAATAGATATATATTAACAAATATAATTATTCTTGGCCAAATATGTAATTTGCCCATAAAAGGTTACCAAAAAAAATGTGTGATAAAAATAAGGAAGTAGGGGGAAATAAAGGAGGCAGAGGAAGGGAGGGAGAGAGGGGGGAACACACCGACCCTCTCTTACCTGTCTCTCTGTCAGTTTATTACTATTCCTaacatcctttctttctttccttcttcttcttctattctcCCCAAAATCTGCAgccttttctctctctctctcactgtTAAAGTCCGAACAGATCTGCTCAATCTCCGGCAACATtacaaaaagaaaaggctttcataTTTGTTAACGTCCATTTTAATTAGTTATAAGTGAAGAACGATGAATCGGAGCTTCAGAGATTCAATGATCAGCGGGAAGAATTTTCCTATATCGTCACAGCACCGGCGAGGTCTTAGTCTTAACGGAGCTTCTAGAGAGCAGCATGATGATAACTTGGATCTCTTCTCCAAAAGTCGCCGCAGTATCTCCGTTGCATCCTCCGACGAATCCGATGGTATGCCTTTTTTCTTACGTTTCTTATTATTTACGTTGTATTTTACGCTTCCTCATTATCACAAGTTTAATATGCCTCATCTGCATTATTGGCCGCAAAATACATATACATACACAATTGCTTCTAAATCACAATCTAGTTGAGAGCCGCTATATGTATGCAATCTTCATTATAGCTAGCACTCCTCTTTGAGGATTAATTAGTTGGACAAATTTCTAGTTGTAAAAATTAGTCTGTCCGGAAATATATATGCTACTCTTGACTATTAAGCTCTAATTTTTTCAATagttttcctttttatttaagtaatttttttaaatttgttttgGTTGCTCTGTGCCTGCAGTTTCGGTTAAACTGGGGAGGCTTTCAATTGGATCAGTGAAGCAAGTAAAGAGTGGATTAGAGGATCTGATAGCATCTACCGAGGGAGATAAGCATGATTACGATTGGTAAATCTGCATCTTTGCAATATTAGATCTCGCCTCTTAATTATTTGTTTGGACTAACTCAAATTACATGGGGAACTACTACAATTTTAGTATTAACTGCTCTGTGTGTTGAATTCATACTGATTACAAAGTCAATGACTGTTCCTGTTAAAGGAGAATAGTTCCTCTAATTTCTAACTAGGTCACTAGTCGGGTGCTCAAATATTGGCTAAGAGACACGGTATCATCCTAAATATACCTTTGTTGAGCAGCAGTCGCCGAGAGCTGTAGTAGTGTATATTAAATGTATCAACTTAAGGCCAGTCGTCTTCATATAGCCGACACAGTCAAATTAAGCTATGTTTCCCTTTCCATGTCTAATAAATGAAGAAGGGAAAGCATTATTGATTCCTCACTCACAGTCGTCGTGTTTTCATTTCTATAGGCTCCTCACTCCGCCAGGAACTCCCCTTGTTCCTTCATCAGATGGAGGTGAATCAAAACCAGCTTCAGCGGCTCCAAGAGGAAGCTCATTGGGCAGATCTGCCTCCACTACTAAGGCCTCAAGGGTAAGTCTCTATGTTTCTGTATTTATCATGTCTTTGGAATTGTGGAATTCATATATATCGATATCAATGGTCTTTAGAGTTGAGACTTACTTCTCCATGAAAACTTTCTCAATCCCGTCGTCTATCATAATCcacattttttttaaattcacAGTCATCATTATTTTAGGTTATTGTTGCCCAATATCTTTACTTTTGAAATGTGTTGTTGGACCTCTATCATACAAACTAGATAGATGGCTATCTAGAATATCAGTTTCACAGGCTTGTAACGCTCACAAATTACCTTGCCAAGTAGTTGTGCTGATAAAATAATTTGTTTTCAGCTTTCAGTGTCTCATTCAGAGAGCAATACTCCTGCAAGACCAACTCGGAGTAATTCTGTGACTCGACCTTCCATTTCTAGCTCTCAGTACAGTAGTTACTCAAATAAATCAGGCTCTATTCTAAACACAAGCTCTGCATCAGTCTCCTCCTATATTAGACCATCTACGCCGACAAGCCGTTCTTCTTCTTCAGCCAGGCCTTCCACCCCGACTTCCCGTGCAACTGTGTCCAGACCTTCAACTCCTTCTAGAGCCCGCCAAGCCCCAAGTACTCCTTCTAGGACAACCCAAAGCTCAAGGCCTTCTACTCCAACTTCCCGGGCCCAAATACCAGCAAACTTGAGTACCCCTGCTGCTCGGTCTACTTCAAGGCCTTCAACACCTACTCGTCGGAACATAACACCTTCATTGTCTCCAGCTTCTAGATCGTCAACTCCAGCAGGGCGCTCTGTCACCAATGGACGACCTGCAGCTTCTGTTTCTCGTCCAAGCTCCCCTAGTCCCCAAGTTCGTCGACCATCACAACCAATAGTTCCCCCAGATTTTTCACTTGAAACGCCTCCAAACCTACGCACAACTCTGCCAGACAGGCCTCTGTCTGCTGGTAGGTCCAGGCCAAATCCTTCTGTCACTACCAAGGCAAATGCAGAAATCCCAAGTGTGGCAAATCCTCGGAGACAGTCATCACCCATTGTTAGCAGGGGAAGACTAACAGAACCCTCTGGTAGAGGACGAGTGCTTGGCGGAGGGCAACTTAATGATATTTCTGATTCCCGCAGGGCTTCACATGTCTCAGAATTGTCTACAAGGAAGCCTGTAAAGGCTGCTACTGATAGCACGGGACTTGGAAGGACAATTTCTAAGAAATCTCTTGACGTGGCAATCAGGCATATGGTAAGTACGGTCTTCAGATTTTGCATCGAGCAGATTCTTTt
Coding sequences:
- the LOC104223197 gene encoding uncharacterized serine-rich protein C215.13, which translates into the protein MNRSFRDSMISGKNFPISSQHRRGLSLNGASREQHDDNLDLFSKSRRSISVASSDESDVSVKLGRLSIGSVKQVKSGLEDLIASTEGDKHDYDWLLTPPGTPLVPSSDGGESKPASAAPRGSSLGRSASTTKASRLSVSHSESNTPARPTRSNSVTRPSISSSQYSSYSNKSGSILNTSSASVSSYIRPSTPTSRSSSSARPSTPTSRATVSRPSTPSRARQAPSTPSRTTQSSRPSTPTSRAQIPANLSTPAARSTSRPSTPTRRNITPSLSPASRSSTPAGRSVTNGRPAASVSRPSSPSPQVRRPSQPIVPPDFSLETPPNLRTTLPDRPLSAGRSRPNPSVTTKANAEIPSVANPRRQSSPIVSRGRLTEPSGRGRVLGGGQLNDISDSRRASHVSELSTRKPVKAATDSTGLGRTISKKSLDVAIRHMDIRNGLNGVRPLSGSTLFPHSIRSTNGKNQPSHGSTAPSSTNENASYHYNGNLPENGNYLNRLSENGSEEGKSQYSAKLTDIDIYESSRYDALLLKEDLKNTNWLHSIDDKSDQETLFDNGFESLPEPFSPLQHL